A single genomic interval of Lathyrus oleraceus cultivar Zhongwan6 chromosome 7, CAAS_Psat_ZW6_1.0, whole genome shotgun sequence harbors:
- the LOC127104312 gene encoding uncharacterized protein LOC127104312, whose amino-acid sequence MWPKVEENCLWYVGDGASVDTCDDHWIAQDIKIVELARVIDLVKENGEWDWDSLDNRLPEDILYRIASMIPYSADAGPNGIAGIGKDCKKFSVSTMYIMLDDKDTSMEDNVWTDIWRLHSNKRIYVKEDTLHVLRDFFRAMALWMTVVHANMSKESHEDNYSRPSNMVSHINKIVQDYKQAEVATCTNMDHCKELKLIKWETPTMKRVKLNINGARDKQGNALCGGIIRGNDGEWIRGFSKYIGVCDNYTSELWESMKDCNLQQR is encoded by the exons ATGTGGCCAAAAGTTGAAGAAAATTGTTTGTGGTATGTTGGTGATGGAGCTAGTGTAGACACGTGCGATGATCATTGGATAGCTCAGGACATTAAGATTGTCGAGTTAG CAAGAGTTATTGATTTAGTGAAGGAGAATGGAGAGTGGGATTGGGACTCGCTCGACAATCGGCTTCCGGAGGATATACTCTATAGGATTGCTAGCATGATTCCCTATTCAGCTGATGCAGGACCAAACGGAATAGCTGGCATTGGAAAGGACTGTAAAAAGTTCTCTGTTAGCACCATGTATATCATGCTTGATGATAAGGACACTTCCATGGAAGATAATGTTTGGACTGACATTTGGAGACTTCATTCTAACAAACGCAT ATATGTGAAAGAAGATACTTTACATGTCCTCCGAGATTTCTTCCGTGCTATGGCTCTCTGGATGACAGTAGTTCACGCTAACATGAG TAAAGAATCTCATGAAGATAATTATTCTAGACCTTCAAATATGGTGTCTCACATTAATAAGATAGTGCAAGATTATAAACAAGCGGAAGTAGCGACATGCACAAATATGGATCACTGTAAGGAGTTGAAATTAATCAAGTGGGAAACACCTACAATGAAGAGAGTGAAGCTGAACATAAATGGTGCTAGAGATAAACAAGGTAATGCATTATGTGGTGGTATCATAAGAGGGAATGATGGAGAATGGATAAGGGGTTTTTCAAAGTACATTGGGGTTTGTGATAATTATACATCAGAACTCTGGGAGTCTATGAAGGATTGCAACTTGCAACAACGATGA